The nucleotide window GTTGGGTGTGTGAATAAAAGTCTCAAAAGGTGGTAAATAttttgtcccacattggtgtgggaacaaaGTGAGTGGTTGTTTATAAGGTAAAACCTTTACTACTCCATTGTagctttatgacatgttttaccacaagtcctacccacGCGCAGGGGGGCGGGgtgcaaaaatgagtttctgagctagaatttggttgaactcgtgTGTGCCACcatgcagctccgaaaacccgggcacttttcgtttttttttctgCACCTCAGCAgcgtgtttttcaaaaaaaaaaacccatttttgcgcctaggctacCACCAGGCGCTATAGGTGCGCCTAGGCGCGCActttttgcgcttttgacaacatagctGTGGTGCGCAAAACCTAGGATGACAATTGAACCCGAAACCCAGGGCCGGCTCAAAATTTTCTAAGTATTTCTAGGCCCAAAGCGGATAGCAAAATTGGAGGCCCTTTTTGTAAATGAAAAGATTGCTATGGATCCTATTATTCATATATCATCTTTGTATACGCATAATTATAGATTATAAACCTCAATGTTAACAATTTCAAAGCcaaaattaccaacatataattttttttgttagaaTTTGAGGCCCTAGGAAAATGGAGGCATAAAGCTCTTGCTTTATTTCACTCCACCTTGAGCCGGCCCTGCCGAAAccgatgggtaaacccgaaacccgacacattttGGAATTTGGACGGATTTGGGGTCAGTTAATTATAGAGAAGATGTTAAAAAAGTGTATTGTAATAATATGCAAATCTTAATTATCTAGTTTTTTTTTCATAACTTGACTGGACCACATATAAACTTTAGGTTTTCCTTAAACAAAAACAACATAAGCTGCATGTATCCCCGCATCAGATGTATTAAGCAATTTTATGCAATAAATGTACCACATATAAACTAGTTTAATAGAATAAGAAAACAAAAATCTTGATTGTCGGTAGCTCATTATGATTCATAAccatatatatattaatatatagttggtgcttttcaaaaaaaaaaaaaaaaaactattaccCATACACATTTAAATCTGATAATGGTTTCCCTCTAGTAATCAATTAGCTGTTTCAATTACCCAGGTTAGAATAACTAAGAAAGAAAAATaacaaaaaggaaaaaaaagggAAACAACTGGTTAGAATCAACTACTTCAAATAAAGCAAAATAAACTGACGCCACGTGACATTCTCTTACAACCCTTTTCTTTGTTTTAGGCAGGATCACCAATTCCCTTTCTCTTTGCGTCTTCtcaaaatcaaaaaccctaaatctCAGTCGTCATCCACATTCTCACTTATTTCCATTTTCCTTTCATCCGCCATTCACAACCCTAATAATCATCTACAACATCTGTGGCGATTTCATCCTATAATCTGATTCAGATCCTATCAAAATTGTTACCTTTCACAAATACTTAATCTGGAGGAGGTGATTGTCATGGAAGTgattattcaaaaccctaaatcgtAACAAGATGAAATGTATCCAGGTTTGTTTAGTCTTATGTACATCAATTTTTGCTCCTTTTAATCTTACAATCCTACGTTTCTACCTAGCTTTGTCTATTGATATTCATTTGTGCACTAGAAACCCTAAACCCATCAATTGTTTATACGTATTTGTGAATTtctgttttgatatttttaaccAATTGTGGTTGATTCCCTAACACAACAATCTGATGTTATGATTTTGAACTATTCGTTTTCAATCTCTAACTTTTGACGTTGAATCGATTATAGAACAAACAGATTTTAGGTTTCAATTCCTTCGATTTTTAGAATGTAGAGAACAAATCATTTTTGGCATTTCAATTCCCACTAACGCAACAGTTTTGCTTCTGGTAATAATGTTTTTAGAGCTGCTCCAGTGGCTGCAACGCCGGCTTGGAAGGCTGGCGACGAGATGATTGGGGTATCGGTGCCGAGAAAAGCTCGGTAAGGTACCAGAAATATCAGCAGAAGATAACGTTATTAATTTTCCCTAATATAATAAATTTCCTACTTTTGTAGTTGTATTGAAATTTTAGCATCTACAAGGCGGAACCACAAATGGATTTCTGGTGTTGTTGGTGTTGGAGGAACCAGAACTGATAAGTTCACCGACAATCTTCGGATTAACCTGTACGGCTGGCTTCACCTGCGCTGGCGGCTCCTCCTTCACCTTCATCATCCAACGTTTCAGTTAGAAAAAAGATGGTTTGTGTTCTAAGTAAACTGTTAAATCAACAggcttttaaaaaaaaatctctGTAGAAAGCAAATGAAAGAGGATCGAAACCGAGACCACCAAAATCGTCATCAAAGTCGTCATCTTCTAATCCTAAGGAGCTTGAATATTATTTAccttttttagggtttttttatcgTGATGTTTACCTTTTATTGATGAATTTGGTGTTGGGttcttttcaaaatttgattttgattgtaaatGATCATGTATTTTTTGGTAGGGTTTTATAACAAAAGGATATGGTTGAGAAATAATGTAAGGTTCAGATGAAGCATCTTATATTTTCTATAACTTAAATTCTAGGGTTTTAAATTTGAATATTAATTAGTTTTTATAGTTCAGTGAATCGATTTTGAAATTATGAAATTTGTTAGGTGTCGGTTCAACAATTGGAGCTGTTGTTTGCATTCTCGTGGGTACGCTTGCGCGAGAGCATTCGGGTCCCGCTCTAGCCTTTTCTTTCCTAATAGCTGGAATAGCAGCTGCTCTATCCGCCTTTTGTTATGCTGAGTTGGCGAGTCGTTGCCCTTCGGCTGGAAGTGTGTATCATTATTCTTACATCTGTGTCGGAGAAGGGTACGTTGTTTATCATTATACTTCTTAACACATTATGTAACTAATTAGTTCCAAAATATCTGATAActacaatatttatatttttagcctTGCTTGGATAATCGGTTGGGCTTTGATTTTGGAATATACAATCGGCGGATCTGCAGTCGCCCGTGGTATTTCTCCTAATCTGGTGCGTGCGTTTTACGGTTTACATTTTACATTATATGCAACGATGCTAATTTCTCAAAatgatttattttttaaaaccgAATATTTTGCTCTTTCTTTAGGCATTGCTTTTTGGGGGCCCGGATAGTCTTCCGCCTTTTCTTGCCCGATATACTGTTCTTGCACTTGGTATGGCGGTCGACCCTTGTGCAGCCATTTTGGTGTTTGTTGTTACCGCGCTATTATGTGTGGGAATCAAGGAGGTGGTCATTATAGTGTTGTATTTGTTCTTTTTCCATTAATAAGCTATGCAATTAATACCAGTGATATATCGGTATCGGTCTCCATATAAAATATAGGTGTCAAATATCGGTACTGATGTTATCGGCGATATATCACCGCCTTTTTTCTTAGTTCTTCCATTCGTCTTTCGTATTGTTGCTATTAGTGTTCTAAGTCCTAACTGTTAATTGTTAGCGTTAAATGTttgtgttttaagtcttaatcagttcctacttgctacaattatTCATGTTTTGCATGTtacaaaaggttaatttgttaatgttaggagagtatactgaattgttagtgttaaattgctatatatgtaattttttcatgaaattaaaattaccgatatcccaccgcgatatgGTATTTTTAATGGGTTCTGGCTGCTCACATACTCTTTTGTTAAATTTGAGGTGGATAAATAACAATTTATCAGGGTTTTAGTAGTCATTTTATTTGCGTAGGTACGTTTGCATCTTTTTACTACCGTAATGAAATGTTGTGATTTAGGTATGATATTGCTTGAAATGATATTGTATGTTTTCATTTATTCATTTTAGTTTTTGTTTGAAATGGTTCAACCTTAAAGAGTTGAATTGTGTGTACAGGGCCTCCAATCTTATGAGAGAAGCAGGTATTTCCTATTCATGGACCACATATCTTTGTTCAACAAAATTAATTACTTTTACAAGGTAACATTTTACCCTTCAGTTCTCTTTATTGCTGTATTGGAATTTAGATAATCTAATTACTTTGGGTTTTGCTTTCAGGATGGATATGATATCTGGTTAATTGCATTTCCAATAGTTGAACGCAATCATCAGCTGAATACACGAACACACTACACACTGTAAGTTTATAGTtggttgtttttttatttttgtataaaCTGAGATGAATTGAAAATCAATGGTATCGAGTTACATTTGATATGCTACATTTCATATTTTTCAGCGTTTTTATGTTCGGAGCCGAGCCGACTTAACGCCTTACATTTGTTCCAACACAGCACAGTGGTTTTACTTCATATTGCTTTAGCTTCGGCAGATATGCCCACTTCAGAACGCCCCTCAAAAACCAAGATTTCCGAATATTACGTTGCTACATTTCatatttttttagtgttttttatgTTAAAAGCCTAGCCGATTTAACGCGTAACATTTGTTCCAACACATCACAGCGGTTTTCCTTCATATTGCTTTAGCTTCGGCAGATATTCCCACTTCAGAACGCCCCTCAACAACCATGAACTTTTAACAGGTTTGTAGATTTTTAGCTTGAGTTATATGCAACCTCGTTACTTTTCTAACAAGTATTGAATCCCATTTTAGATTATATCAGGAAATTGTGAGCAGAGATGACATAAAGACATGGTCACAAGAGCAAATAAGATTGTTTTAACAATATAATCTGAAGACCTCAGGCAAGCCTTTTTTCTTCTATTAGTTATATTAATACCAGTATGCTTTTTGCCCCATTAGACCTGTTAAGCAATATAAGATTACTCAATTTGAACTATCCATAACTCATTATCCCAGACTGTGTAACTGCTTTAGCTTCTATGTAAACAGTGATAAGTAGTATAATTTACTTTGTCTAACCCGTGTAACTTAGGGATTGAATGCTTCATGAAGGGAATCAAGAGACCGCGTACCATAAGGCTGATTCAGGTTTCAACTTGGTATCTGGTGGCAAATTATCAAAGTTGACTGGATGAAGAATGAGAAAGTTTAAGCCATTGggaagtgaatcaagaaaagcATTTTGACATATGGATAAATGTATCATTTGGGATGATGAAAGTTGCAGAGATGTTGTGGTAATGGAAGTAGCAGGTGATAAAATCTTGAAtctaccatattttataataaaattgcTTCTAAAAACGAATTTTGTTAATTACTTTGCTTTGGGTGTCATAAATAATGTTTGGTACTTTGCGATTAATCGTATTTAGACAGGGATGGCTTGACTTGGATTGGATTGGATTGGGATGACTTACAAATTCCTTTAACATTTGGTTTTACAGAGTGCTTGAGGTATGTTTTGGGGTTATTTTGACCGAACTGTTAATTTAACTGTCAAATATGATTATAATTATATTACATGGATGATAATCTAAATGTTGAATTAAGCGGTTCTCTGTACTAAAAGTACACTAGGTGATCTTTCTACTTGTGTATGTATTATTAAAACACAACTCTTATGTTCAATATACTTTCGTGTCTTTCAAATTTGGCCACATGTGCTTTTGTTCCTATAGAATCTGACCACCAAAATTATTTTATTAACTTACCGGGAAAGGAATTTAAGGCTTGAACTGGTTTGACGCCACCCCCGAAGACGATGCGGAATTTTTCGGAGGAGGCGGTGAAAGAAGAGTCGTCGTCGTCGGATATATTTTCACTCGAGGCTTCAATCCGCGTCGGCTGTTGCAGCTACCTACTCAGGCATTACCATGTTTTATTTCCAAGAACTGTATTACCCAATGAAGAACAACTCCTGTTGTCTCACTCGAGGGAACGAACAGGTGGTTATCGACTGGTGAAGATGTTATCTCTTCATGATTTTGCTATAATTTAAATCGAtcatcattgattatgttttatgtTGAGTATTTTGTTGATTATACATACAGGGGATTTAACGGAGGTATACAATAGAATGTAACAAGATAGAAATTTGCAGGCTTGGTGCAATAATAAAGTAAGTCTTTTAGTCTGCTACATAGAATTACAATGCATGTTAACTTTGGTACTCTTTGGGGCAGCTAACCCATAAGAAACAAGAATATAATTTTCTATACAGAAATATTCATGTCCAATTTGTTACATTTTGGTGTAGTTAACCCTTTTTTACCACCCCTATTCATATACGTGGCTGGTATTCACGCATTtgacatttttataatttttttgagcAAAAGCTGTTTTTGATGCAAAGAAAGTAGTCGAGTTGGACCACTCGAATCCAAATGCATATCTGTGCAAAAGGTGAGTAACTTTTGAAATAACTGAAATTAATTTGTTAGTATGTTAAAAAAAACATCTCATCTTCTACAAGTAGATGTCATATACTTATTTAATTAACATGTTTTGTAAATAAGTATAGAAAATCATTTGAATGCTCGATGGCATGGTGATGTTTTAAAAGCTTATAGAAAAAGTTTAGGCAGTCCATGGTTAAGGTTTCTAATATGGATTTCAAATATGATATGTCATTTTATAATAATGAtaattatttataatattatttatcatttatctCTTTTAAAGGCATTTATTAAACATGTATCCCATTTTATTGGACTCCATTCCTACAATGTAATATACAATTAAGTTTGTAGATTTATATTTGATTATGTTTGTTGTTTCTAACGtttggtttatttttttttttcatttgaccATTATTGTTGGGCTGAATGAAACTAGACTTAACGTGTTGATGTTCCAAATGAAGTTGGGCTCAAGTGTATCTGGGCTGAGTGAAGTTGCACATAAGGTTTTTTTGTTACTTTTTAAGTTTATTACTATAACTTTTATCTTTTGTTTAAGTTTACTTTTTTATATAACGCATTTCAGTATAAATATAAGTTTTAGTGTTTTTTGTTTTTACATTATGAAAACATATAGATACAACGTGGCTTTAAAAACTGTTTATGTAAGGCTATTTATGCTTTAAAGGCATTAAACATTCTTaagaatatatttttttttacttataaattgttacattttacattttatttttcatatataGGATGTATACACTCACATAGTATAAAACCTTTTAAGCATACCCAATAAAGATTTGAAACATCCATAAATAATAAAGCAATTGCCCAATCAAACACATGTAAAGTAAGTACCACATAGTTTAGATTTAGAAGTTTATGATAATTGtgttgttttctttgttttgtatTATTGTAGGATAAAGCTAACCAAGTATTATTATATTAACACCAGGTGGAAAAGGTGCCACTCATCGATATAGTCATCATGGAACTTTAGAGAAGATTACTTCAAAATATGGTTTTGAAACTTTAGAGCAGATTACTTCAAAATAATTAAATGTTTGTTGTTACGAGAACAGCACGATGATATATATTTAATCAGGTAAATACTATTTTCATACATTTATGTTATTTAACTGTATGTTGTTTGTCGTTACGAGAACAACACCATGATATATAGTTTTGACATCTATTTTTTCCTTGAGTTTAACTGTTTTCAAGTATATCATCCCTGGGTATATTAATATGAATTTAAATAAGAATTTAGATATTGAAGTTTATATAAACTCGATGtcaatcaaaagatgaaaatggtAACCTTTCGTTGATCTATTAAAGGTTCGCTGGTATGTAACAGGTTTTTGGAGAGGGAAGTGATCACTCTGTTCGGTTTTGGGTTTGTACCGGTTAGGATCGTGTATTGTCTGTTTGGGACCTGTTTTAACCCTTAGACGTGAAGCCTAAGTTTGGAAAGGCATAGAAAAAAATGATGATCTACATGGGCTTCAATGCcagtagatattatatgtttgtgttaagccacccaCGAAACTCGCGGGATCTTAGGCTAGTAACCAACAAAATGAAATAACTTTAAAACAAAAGCAAAATATAAGGAAAAAAATAGAAGCCGGAAGAAAAATAAGAAAGAAACAGCTAAAGCCTAGAATCGAACCTGTAACCTAGTCAATACCATATCGTCCATCAAGCCGTATGGACTAATTTGAGATATGTTAATAATTTTGTTTAAATGGTTTTATATTATGTCGGTAGCTTGATGAAAATAAACCTATACCCATAATTAATAGTACGTATAATATAACTCAGATTTTATAGGCATTCTGTTAATAAGTTGCGTCCAAATCAACCCTTGAACACGGAGTATCTGTTATACAACAGCCCTTCGATCATTCGTTTTTGATTATGGGTTAATATTGTGATTGATTACAGGGAGTTCATCATTGATCATCGGTTGGTATTATTTTTATCATCAAATCGTCTTTGATTAATCGGTGAGTACAGGGAGTTCGTCTTCGTCTTCTACAGCGACCTTCAATCATTCTGCCAAGGTTCGTactgtattgtattgt belongs to Helianthus annuus cultivar XRQ/B chromosome 5, HanXRQr2.0-SUNRISE, whole genome shotgun sequence and includes:
- the LOC110889101 gene encoding cationic amino acid transporter 2, vacuolar, with the translated sequence MYPGVGSTIGAVVCILVGTLAREHSGPALAFSFLIAGIAAALSAFCYAELASRCPSAGSVYHYSYICVGEGLAWIIGWALILEYTIGGSAVARGISPNLALLFGGPDSLPPFLARYTVLALGMAVDPCAAILVFVVTALLCVGIKEGLQSYERSRYFLFMDHISLFNKINYFYKDGYDIWLIAFPIVERNHQLNTRTHYTLVFMFGAEPT